Below is a genomic region from Helianthus annuus cultivar XRQ/B chromosome 2, HanXRQr2.0-SUNRISE, whole genome shotgun sequence.
CCGAATAGACAAGGAATGGTAAAAATGCAGGGATCGGTAAGCTTTTCGGGAAGCTTATTTAACACCACGGCGGAACATCCCCCATTCAACGGGACGTTAGACAACTCTCCTAATTTCTCTTTGTTCCTAAGGAGGTCTTTCAAGAACTTCGCGTATTTGGGCATTGGTTGGAGTGCCTCTATAAATGGAAGGTTAATCTTCAATTGCTTGAAGATGTCCAAAAACTGCCCGTATTCCCTTGAGTATTTCTGGTTCTTGAGGCGTGAAGGAAACGGAACGTACGCATGGTTCACTAAGGGTGAAGGTCTAACGTCTATTGGGGTTTTCTCAACTTTCTTCTCACTTTGAGACTCACCGggctgtgcggtacttgctgggccTAGCCTATTTTGCACTTTGCCGGGAGTCTCCATTTCGATCTCCTCGTCTATCACATCTCCCTCTTCACAAACCACTCTCTCCTCGACTCTAGGGTTTCCTACGGTCTTGCCACTATGAGTCGTAATGGCTTTAGCATTGGGATTGAGTTGGGTGTGACCCGCAAACTAACCGGGAAGCCTCTCCTCTGATTTTCTAGACATATCCCCTACGACTCGTTgaagatcttggaaggaggcttGGTGGTTCTTAAGCATGAGATCGTGTTCACTAAGGGTCTTTTGAGTAGTTTGGTCCCTAACAATTAGTTGACTCATCATGGACTCCATCCTTTCTAAACTACCCCCTAGATCATAGCTTGAACCTTGACCTGTTTGACCTTGATTATTGACCCCCCATCCTTGACCTGCCCATTGAACCCTTTGTTGAACTGCCCACCTGAACCCCCACCAAAAAGTGAACTTTGGCCCCTATTTGGGTTTTGAGCCATTTGAAAGCCAGGGGGTCCATTTGAGCGAAAAGTGTtattattaaagttattattattatctcaCCAACCCGACCCAAGATTATTATTACCAAAACCGCTAGATTGACCTCTACCAAACCCTCCTCCTACAAAGTCGACCTGCTCCTCACCAACAAGTAATGGACACGCATTCGTGTCGTGACCCCCTCGACAATACTCACATTTGTCTACCTTAGCCTTGATTTCTTTAAGTTCCCTAGACATGTTTTCCAGAACAGAGGCTAAACTAGGATCCATTGTGACATGGTTCACCACTCGGGCGGGTGCACTAATAGTGGTACTGGAATTACCACTTTGATACCTCTGATCGGATCGTGATTGGGATTGAGATTGAGAAATGCCTCAAAACTCTCTAGACACTCAGCAACTGTAAGAATACCCATCATATGCCCCCCCTGCATTAGTGTCGAACATATCACGAGTCTCTTGGGTGAGACCGTTATAAAATTTCTCACATAAAGCCCAATCGGAAAGACCATGTTGGGAGCAACGAGCACACAGGTTTTGGAAACGCTCCCAAGCAAGGTAGTAGGGCTCGTCGGGCTCCATGCAAAAGGAGTGGATTTGGTCCCTAAGACGTGAGGCTTTAGCGGGCGGGAAATACTTGTTCCAAAAGGCTTGACGAAGCCCCACCCATGTGGTGAAGGTACCGGTTGGTTGAGAGTCCAACCAAGTAGCTGCACGGCCAGCTAGTGAAAACGGGAAAAGTTGCAAGTAGGTGGCATCATTGGGTGCACCGTGAAGGCTAAAGGTAGCTAGCCTACGAGAGAAACAGTTTATGTGGGCCGGGGCGTCCTCATCGTCTCGGCCATGGAATTGGATGGTATTGGTGATAGCCTGCATGGCATAAGATGGAATCTGCCATGAGTTTTCATTGACTATGGGTGGAACGGTGATGGGTGAAGCTAGACCGGTGAAATTTTGGGTGGCTTGCTGATGGACGGTTTGCCTAGGGTTGGCCATTGGTTCTAAGTTGTCTGGATTACTAGAAGTACTAGAAGGAGGACTATCGGGTGGGGAAACCTTGGGTGAAGTTTTAGGTGAACGGTTTGGCGAAGGTGGTGGTGTAGGAGGTGGGGTGGGTAATGGGGTGGAATCAAAGTTAGGGAAACGAGAAGAGGATGTAGAAGTAACCTGAGGGCCTTGGCCCAATTGAGATGATGACTGCTTgactggtggtggtggtccgtgcgagcgcagatgtggcatccactacaaGCAAAAACCTGAACACAAGAAAAGCAAACAGAAGTTATTACGACTCAAGATGAAAATAAAAGACACAAAACAAAATAAACCACGTAGCACGTATTTGTCACTGAAATCTATCAAAGCTAATGCACgcgattgccaagagtccccggcaacggcgccaaaaacttgatgtgtgctaaacagactataaaaattaactaaattagactctctaagctagacacgacaaagctttaaattctagactcgacctaaaccacacaatcggcaagtgtaccgatcaatgtagtataacctaggaagtccggatatcgaaccacaaGACTCTATGTATCATGCAAATTAGACTCTAACAGACGCTGAAAGACATGACTtaacttgttttaattgtttagggggggttacggaaaatctaggaaatctatattaaacaACTAAATTAAGATAGAATTAAACTAATACGAATTAAGACTGAGGACTTTCTTTATAtgagaacgagaccacctagacaagaatcctggatcgTTTTTAAGAGATTACTGATTAAGTTAAgtgcacgagttatggaaccgggatcttaaagtactaaacctattaagaaccatcgaggcccctcgacccttctcaaggagaaacctgtggaactacctaggccgttaatcctaccggttattagacttcttcccagttgtctaattattgtgtaagtaccctaatgttgacctactctttcccaatcatagatctagggtagtttggattaattaatttgacttgatagactaataaaaccgacaggtaaaccaagacatgacctttcccaaggactatctaaagcaattcgccgggtaagacctaccaatagcccctcacttcccagatattaggactagtagaacactaagaatTAGCAAATTATTACTAGTTACGTCTAGGGGTTATTGCgcaattctccctaaagagtgaaggttttctaacgtgatgtagacactcaccgaaaccctaaaccctagtatgactctatgttgtgatatagaccgtcactaagaatcatatgaagcaagTAATAACAGTAAACCAATTCAAAGTACGCATACACATCAAACCATTAAATCAAACCGCTTACTAAACATAATCACCCATAACAATCATGCAATTAACAAAACCGGTAAAAACTTTATattaatccattcatcaagtctaggcgGTTTATGAAATTAGCCAAGCATACTAAAACGTATCATCAATCCAAAGAAATCTAGAACAGAATTCATTGTAACAAAGTTCCGAAATAAATAACCGACAAAACAAGGGATTAGGAAACCCGATATAATCTTCGATTCTTCGCCCTCGACTCGTACCAATGATTCCTACGCCTTCAAATCTCCGATTGCTTGCCAAGAATGCTCCCAGATTGCCCAAAGATATCCAATTTTCGTAATTAGGGTTGTGTGTTAAGTTTCTTGGGAATTCATGCATCAAAACCCTAGCTGGGAAACACATTCCACGAGATCAGACCCTAGGCGTGAcgcgaccggggggggggggtggcgtcacgcggcgcctccatgtcttgattttattattatttttatttcatttcgATTTCCAGCTTCTCCGACGCACGTACGAATCCCGGTTTTCTTCCAAACTGCTCGTTTTTACTTGTTTTTCatcactttaagctacgggacctgaaatcaaagcttaatgTCAGCAGTATCGaaattctaacctaaactagactcaaaacaACTGAAAACTGAcaaaaatatacactataaacatatgtactttgcaCAAGAACGCCACGGGGGGGTCGATCCTAGGCGTGTTTGGGCGTTTTCGAGCACAAGAACGCCCCAAAATGGAGCCACTACGCACGGTCTTACACTTTATCCCCTTACAAAAAACTAAATTCTCTCACGACTTTTAAAATGGTCATAACTTTTTGTAATGTTAACATATatctttttttaaattacaccatataaatgagtattttattctctttaatttgagtatagtattactatagtttttttaattaaaaattgaTATGTTACGTGATTAGCAGTGTCCAAGGGTGAGTAATAACTGAATTGTTAACCGAAACCAAtctgaaatcaaccaaaaactaaattaacTGAAAACTGATTAACCGAAACCCGAATTAACAAAAGATGGATATCGATTTTTTTGTATCCTCATTAAACCAAAATTAACTGAACCGAgccattcatattttcatatatttcttgCTTTTATATCTTCGGTTaatgtatttcatatttatacccatattttatgtatttatacctctatttcataTACCTATACatttatttcatgtatttattaTACCAAAACTTCATGTATTTCTAATCAAAAGCTTTAGCCAAATTTTGGTTTTGGCTATTAACAAAAATTAAACGAATCAAACAAAAAATCGTCCATCTAACGAATAAACCAAACCGATTAACTGAAAACGGATTgctaataaaatagactaatcgatTACCTAGATTttggaaaaaacaaaaaaaatcggaaaaaatcagaaaaaatcagaaaaaattggaaaaaaacacatattgttggtgcactacatttGTTGATTTCGccttagatcgagtctttcattgtaatgtatagattagggcgcgttttacgagaaaactggagagtttatgTTTTGTAgagaggaggtccgcttatacggacatagtaggtccgcttttgtgtcaggtccgcttttacggacatagtaggtccgcttttatggcaggtccgcttatacggacatgtccgtataaggggacctactcacctatatataccacaaaagaggacctcatttgtaactttccggattccataccgaggtgctgccgatgTGAGAACTGAATGTAAACGttgtcaaattaatcagaaaaaagatttaagaagatatctagctgtttctacgtcaggtacttgttttccgcacctgtatctgatcaaactcctctgattgactcgttcgggtcagaatccgatcctacacatattccggccaaaacctccCAGATTCCGGTCAAAACTTGTCCACTTAATAAAATTacgtataaaaatatatgtatatatgtataaaaacttaaaattatacataaaaagtccgatccgattaatcccgattaatcccgagtagtcgctagtccctacctcaccgacccgctagcgactagcgagttctccaaccttgatatatagggtagggatagtgttcattaattcaaaagtgtgagaaatgttTTAAACCACtagatatttgatctaatggttgatatcaatagggaccaaattataaattgtgttttaattatttggactgatttgaaaattgtagaggtaatagtgtctttgtatatatttcaaattaggtaacctttcctaaattctagcgattcacTCTTTTCTAGCGATTCAATTTTTAACTTACTTTAAAATTCAGACATTCTAAAAAATCCAGAAATATGTAACTGCAATAAGAAATTTATAACACTATACATTCGTCataaaacactatataacaccatataacaccgtataacactatgtaacaccatataacaccatataacactatgtaacactatataacactatataacaatatataacactatacatctatctagggctgtaaacaaaccaaacattcggcgaacagtttgtgaaccgttcggcgggaagttcgtttgtgttcgttcatttattaaacaaacgaacacgaacaagaaattttgttcgtttagttaaatgaacaaacatgaacagaggtcgtgttcgttcgtttatgttcgtgaacattcggtaacgtgttcgtttatgttcgatagttcattagtgtttttagtttttatatttatttaaatacttcaaaattccaacaaattaaatatctaataagtgtcagggtattatatattttgttcatgaacgattgtttgtgttcgtttgtttccatttgtgttcatgaacattagtttgtgctcatttatGTTCTTTAACATTCGttttgttcgttgcctaaaattaacaaacaaacacgaacaagttcatttccttaacaaacgaacacgaacataaaatctcctTCGatggttcgcgaacacatatatttcttaacaaacgaacatgaacaaggtcttgttcgtgattgttcggttcgtttgcaaccctacatctatcatagacttgctatttgacaaatataacactataacaatatataactctaaataacactatataacaccatataataccatataacaccatataacactatacatccatcatatacaactatataacaccaaaaaacactatataacaccatataacagcatataacactatgtaacactatataacaccatataaaaatatataacactatacagttctgaaggagatgacacaaattcgtagattaattctTAATTCGTATTCCTATAATTAAGGGTGGCCGTTATGGAAtgttatcaattaattaaatcaataagaaGAGtagggatcctacggaaagtgtgtttttcctaaaaagtgtaaaaagtcataaaacacaataatttcaggcataaaacacacctaaaactcacaaataatagaatgaatattactaaaacaccatattcaaactctaatagtccataaaaacttcaaacacaccatcgtagaactatgaatataaaacacacaatgctaaacaacataaaacacaataatatttgtcattccataatcagagccttaacatctaaaacacaacacaaaacccacatacatgatgttttagtaatcttcatcatattatttgtgggtttttgatgtgttttatggttgacattatggtgtttcatgactttttacactttttagaaaatttggactttctggccaactcctagcCCAATAAGAAAATctcttgtttacccttttgaattattTAGATTGAGGACAAATGTCATcaccacaatatttctcacaatTCTCACACTTTTAGATTAATGTACAAGAtattctacatatatatatatatatatatatatatatgggaaggttcatttgagaagaaaatttaattgagaagaaaaagaataaaggataattttgtaaaacattattcacttatctcatttattatcatatATGACTaataattagtcataaagactaccATCCTCcacaataacttttttttttcctacacacatcaaaagttatcatacatatttcgaaatttatcatacacgttgaaatttatcctacacaacttgtaatttatcctacactttaaattattttattttattttttgaaaaaatatatatttcgaagataagttacaaaaaattgaATGTAGTttgctattaaaaaggaagattACAAATTAATAatctatgtagatttaccaatgtacccttatagtaatattaaataattatattaaatgaagtaaaataaaacattcttattggttgaaatttcttcgttttttcttcttacaaaaaatttcttctcatttgaactctcaactatatatatatatatatatatatatatatatatatatatatatatatatatatatatatatatagggcttggtTAGATAAGAAACCCCttctttttaagaaaactatggaAACCCATTCTGAACCATTGATTAGCTTACATCTAAGTTGATCAAAGGCCATGATTATTTTGgtgttaataaaaataaaaggaaatacaaaagactGCCAACTTGTACCATCCAAGGGCATTTTCGGTAGGTAACATAAACATCAAATCACCATAAAAGCTTCTCTTTCTCTTACCTCTTTCTCTTTCCTCTTTCTCTTTCCCATTTCTTCTTCCCTGATCTTGAAGACAACCATAGCCACAACCATAAAAGCTTATCCGGACGGTTTGAAGACCCTTCTTCGTGTTCAGGTGTTGTTGATTAGAGAAACAATAATCtttagagagagaacgatgacaagataaatgtttttagagagagaaagttgatgttttagagagagaaacaacaatcttcatcatgttcatctataatctttattttttttagagagagagagatttgaatgttcaagtgtgtgtgagataagaaggtttgaagacccttcttcgtgttcatcggacgggtatag
It encodes:
- the LOC110899151 gene encoding uncharacterized protein LOC110899151, which encodes METPGKVQNRLGPASTAQPGESQSEKKVEKTPIDVRPSPLVNHAYVPFPSRLKNQKYSREYGQFLDIFKQLKINLPFIEALQPMPKYAKFLKDLLRNKEKLGELSNVPLNGGCSAVVLNKLPEKLTDPCIFTIPCLFGSNTNTRALADLGASINLMPFSLYEKLDLGELAPTRMTLSLVDRSVKYPRGIVENLLVKVDKFVFPADFVILDMEADLRVPIILGRPFLRTAKALIDVYDGKITLMVGEERESLLI